DNA from Agathobaculum sp. NTUH-O15-33:
GATTTTTGCCAGCGGCAAAGCTCTTTTTTGCGGTGAAACGGAATAGAGCCATGCGTCCCACAGGGTTGCACATGGCTCTTTTGCACGCATAGCGTGTTTTAGATATGGTCGGTGCGGGGCATTTGCGCCGCTTCCTTAGGCGAAAGCTCGGTATTGCCCGGTGTTTGCCGGCGCATGCCGACCTTGAGCAAAATAGGCGTGATAAGCGTCGTAACGATGACCATCAAAACGATCGGCGGGAACAGATCGGGCGCGATCAGGCCGGCCTGCTCGCCCTTCTGCGCAACGATCAGCGCGACTTCGCCACGGGATACCATGCCCAGACCGATGGATACCGCGTCGTAGGTCTCGAAGCCCATCAGCTTTGCGCCCAGACCGCAGCCAATGACCTTGGTCAAGATCGCGATGACCGTGAGCGTGACCGCGAACAGGATCAGCATACCGGTCAGCCCGTCCAGCTCGGTCTTGATACCGATCGAGGCAAAGAACAGGGGCGAAAACAGCATGTAGCCTAAAACGTTCATCTTCTTGCCCGCATAGTTGCGCGTATCGCTGATGTTGCACAGGATCAGGCCCGCGAAATACGCGCCCGTGATATCGGCGATGCCGAAGAAATGTTCGGCCACAAAGCTTAGGATAAAGCAGAATGCCAGCGCATAGATCGCAATACGGCGATGCTGCGCCCACAGGCTGTCCATCTTGGAGAAGGCCTTGTGCATGATGAAGCCCACAACGGCAAGGAATACGAAGAACAGCGCGATGCGGCCGAACACCATGAGCGGCTGCACGTCCGGATCGGTAAAGCCGGTCAGCACGGTCAGCACGATAATGCCGAGAATATCATCGATCACGGCGGCGCCCAGAATAGCGGTGCCCACCTTGCTTTTCAGCTTGCCCATTTCGCGCAGCGTTTCCACCGTGATGGAAACCGAGGTGGCCGTCAGCACGACGCCGACAAAAATAGCCTTGAGCATTTTCTGCGGATCGTCGGGCATTGCGTCAAACAGCATGAAGCACGCGGTGCCGCCGATCAGCGGCACGACAACGCCGATCAACGCGATAATGAACGACGCAAAGCCGGTGCTCTTGAGCTCGTCCAGATCGGTATCCAGACCGGCGGTGAACATCAGGATGATGACGCCAAGCTCACTGGCCTTCATCAAAAAGTCGGTCTCGCCGACGACATTGAGCACGCTCGGCCCCAGAATAACGCCGGCGATCAGCGCGCCGACGACCTGCGGCATGTGCACCTTTTCCGACGCAAGGCCGAGCACCTTGGTCGATAGCATGATCAGTGCGATCACAAGTAAAAAAGTATAATCCATAGAATCCTCCCCCGGAGCAGTTGGTTTACTGTCCCTTACCTATTAAATATAGGCCCCTGTTAAAAACAGATTTCATTATAACCCTCTGCCCCTGTGCGTTGCAAGTAATTTCTATGAAAAATATGACGTATTTTCCGCAAAATAAACCTGCTTTTCTTGTATCAAATGTGCACACGCAAGCCGATCGCTTGTAAAAAAAAGTAGTAAAGTGTAGCGGCCTTGTAACCGTGTATTTTGAAAGAAAAAACGCAAACCCGTATCGTTACTGGGTTCTATGACCTCGCGCTTTGTGCGGCGGACATTGTTGTTTTAGGCAAAATCCATTCCCAAACGAAATACGGGCGCGAATGATTCAACGTCATTCGCGCCCCTGCTCTGCTTTTCTCGGCTATTCCTTTTCTTGCCGTACTCCATCCGGGCCGATCTCGTAGCCGTCGATTTCGGTATTAACGGCCATAGCGCCGTCCGGGTAGAAGTAGTATCACTTGCCGCTGATTTCCTGCCAGCCCCCGGCTTGCATGAGGCCTGAACCGTCGAAGTAGTGCCATGTGCCGTCAATCTGTTTCCAGCCGCCAGCGGCGGCGGGGTCTATGACGATTTCCACGAACCGGCGCAGCACGGCGGCGGCCTCGGCGTGGGTGGCGGGGTCCTTGGGGGCGAAACGGTTATTCCCCTCATGGGCAGCATATGCCCTTCGGGCTTCCCCCAACGAGGGCATATGCGTACACTTAAGCAGCGTATGCATAGAGCGCTCTTTGGGCTTCCCCCGACGAGGGGAAGCTGGCACGGCGAAGCCGTGACTGATGGGGGCGCATGAATTGGCAGCATTGATGCGCGTGGCGGCCTTAAAGTGCGCTATTGGTTACGCCCCCCATTCGTCACGCGCCTACGGCGCGCGCCACCTTCCCCTCGTGGGGGGAAGGCCAGAAAACGGTCTTTGCCCCCCGCGCATTGCTTAAGTTTACGCATATGCCCTCGTCGGGGGAAGCCCAAATGCATACGCTGCTTAAGTTTACGCTTATGCCTCGTCGGGGGAAGCCCAAAGGGCTGCGACGAATTGCGTTTCGTCGCAGCCCCATGATTTTATGTCATACTGTTCCGCCGGAATAACGCTGGAGGATGGCGGCGAGCTGGGCTCTTGTGGCCCCGGTTCGGGGGGAAAGGGTGGCGCCGCCGGTGCCGCTGATGATGCCGCTCCCGCAGGCCCATTGGAATGCCGGGACCGCCCACTCCGCCACGTCAAGGGCGTCCGAGTAGCTGAGGATGTTGGTATCCCCGCCCACGGACACATCCATGCCCGCGTTCTG
Protein-coding regions in this window:
- a CDS encoding cation:proton antiporter; translation: MDYTFLLVIALIMLSTKVLGLASEKVHMPQVVGALIAGVILGPSVLNVVGETDFLMKASELGVIILMFTAGLDTDLDELKSTGFASFIIALIGVVVPLIGGTACFMLFDAMPDDPQKMLKAIFVGVVLTATSVSITVETLREMGKLKSKVGTAILGAAVIDDILGIIVLTVLTGFTDPDVQPLMVFGRIALFFVFLAVVGFIMHKAFSKMDSLWAQHRRIAIYALAFCFILSFVAEHFFGIADITGAYFAGLILCNISDTRNYAGKKMNVLGYMLFSPLFFASIGIKTELDGLTGMLILFAVTLTVIAILTKVIGCGLGAKLMGFETYDAVSIGLGMVSRGEVALIVAQKGEQAGLIAPDLFPPIVLMVIVTTLITPILLKVGMRRQTPGNTELSPKEAAQMPRTDHI